The nucleotide sequence acgatctgcccacctcggcctcccgaagtgctgggattacaggcgtgagccaccgcacccgcccgGCCCTATTCCCCCTTTTTAAGCAATCTGCACAGCCCAGGAAATGGGGAAGCGGAAGTATGGTGAAGAGGCCACTTGTCGCTCTCAAAGTGTTTTCATCTTGGAAGGAGAGACAGCAGTCGCCCAAGGAGTCACTGATAGAACTTCTCCCGGCTCCCCAGGTCCAACAGCCATGCTGCTCAGAGAAGGGGCAGGGGCacgaggtggggtggggtgaggtgagGAGAAACAAGAGCTGAAGGAACTCTTCCTCTTTACCCCACCTTGAAATGAGCAGGGAAGATATGAAAGAGAAACACTTTGGGGTCggtgactttttcttttcaaccatCATTATTAAAACATTACTCACCTCCTGGAATGGGGTTCCTAGGTCAAGGGGAACCCTAGTCTCTTGAAAGCCAGCTCCTTCATGGGCGGGCTTGAAACGATCTTTGCAGAGGCCTGAAGCCCATCCCCACACCTCGTTTTAACCCCCGGCTTCCCAGCTTCTACCTCTAGTTCCCTCTCAGCTCCATCATGgccccctcctgcctcctcctggccAAGTGAGGCCTGGGAAGGAAAGGGTTATCCCGGGGGCAGTGGGGATGGGAAACACCTGTAGGATGCCTTTTGGAAGGAAGAAGCCTTGTACATTCAATTGAGAGGAGCTTTGCCATCACTATAATGGGAGGAATTGGGATTAGACACCAGGCAGAAACTAGACAGACTTTGAGCAGGGGAGGAGAGAAATGAGAGTCCCGTCAGCTTCTTGGCGGAAGCAGGAAATCACTGTCCACCTTCTCAGACTTTTCCTCTCTCTACCCACGTCCCTTATAAATTCTGGGGAGGTCCTTGATCTCCAAGGCCCCCGTCTACACAGGCCTCAGCTACCGGGATAACATTCCATTGACTCTCTGGATACAATCCCAGAAGCAAGTCCAGGCATCCAAACTCAAATGAGGTTTGGAGCTGAGTAATCAGCTGCTATGGCTTTGCAGACATTTTGTCGGGGAACAaccagctccccacccccacctcagattttggggtggaggaggggcgGCCATCACTGGGTGTCTTCCCCCTCAACCACCACCAcattctccctcttcccacctgcAAGTAATTTGGCCAATGGGAGGGCAGTTAAGATTGCAGTGTGGAATCCCTCAAGATCTGTGTGTATTTGGTGAGGAGGGGGCTACCTCCCTTCCCCTCAGACCCCATGTGCCCTTTTCCTCTTCACAGCAGCAAATTACTTGTAATTATCTCACATTGAAAGCCTTCAGGAGCCGCTCCCAAAATTGCtttaattgaattaattaaatCTCATTTTGCTGGGAGAAAACATGGAGGCATGACTTAAAATAGTATATAGGGAGAGGGAAGGTGAGTGGCCCAGAAAGGAGGGGAAGCCCGAGTCAGCTTTCCCGTAGCTGAGACCCTTGTAGTGCCCTGGACATTCTCTGGACACACTTTCCCGTCTTCCAGTTGCAGCTGACTTCAGACGCACTGTGCTGCGTCTCCTGCATTCAGGACCTTGCCTGCATCCAGCTCTCGGATGGTGGTGACCAGCGATGTTTTGAGTTCTCCAGCCTCAATCCTCCTCTGCCCTCCTAGGAGGCAGTTCTCCCAGGGGCAGAGGTGAATGGATGGCAGTAGGAATTCCCCCTCGCTGAAACCCCTCCCCTCTCGTCCCCCGATAATAACAGCAGTTGTAAAtgccatttattaagtgcttactatgttccaggcaccatGTCAAGCATGTTACAAGCACTATCTCATTTTGTCATCACAATCACTCTGCAAAGCAAGTCCTATTAGTATTCACAtcttgggtgggggtgggagatggGAATAAGCAGGGCtcagagagaggttaagtaacttaccaaAAGTCACACTGCTAGAaggtgacagagctgggactCTCTGTAGCTTAAAGCCTCTGTTCTTAACCATCCAGTCTTGGTCCCCCTCCCTTACTGACTCAATTTTCCCAGTGGGGCTCCCCCAGGGGAAGGAACCATGGGGTTCTCCTTCTACAACCCTGATGGCCTGAGGGAAGGGAACGGGCACCTCCTCCACCGGGGACTCCAGGCCCATCGCCACCCAGGAGCTCAGGGAAACTGGACCAGCTCCCAAATGGAAAAGAGATTCCCATTTCTCCTGAAAGGATGGATAGAAGGAAGGGGGcagggggggtgggggggggtgagggggtggggggggcggggggcggggggggaggGGGACGCTGTCAGCTCAGCTGGCCTCTAGCTGAGAGAGTAATTACACTCCTTCTGCTACTTAACTTTACAACCTGGGCTGTTGTTTTAACAATGTGACTTGTGTTGGGCTGTCCAATTAATCTCGCCTTTGGAGGCTTTCCTAGATGGGGCGGTAGATCTTATCTTGGGTCTGTGGAAAGAGGAGTGTGCAACCTGCAGTGGGCGGGAACAGCTGCCCGGAGGGCCTGTGGCCTCAGAGGAGACCAAGAGAAGAGAACTGGGGCTGGGGTGAGAGAGCCAGTGGAGCCTGGGGCTTGGCGCAAGGGAAGGCATTGGAGGAAGTGGAAGATATTTGTCCTCCTGGCACTCCCATTCCTCACCACTCCTGGATCTTGGCTTTGGTCTACCCGTGCCATGTGCCATCCCCAAGAGAATCCTCTGGGTGTGTTTTGTGGAATAAGGGTGGTCACTGACCCAGAACAGGGTGAGGAATAGGGGCTGAGGAGGAACTGACTGTAGGCATCAGGAGCTGGGGGATTTCATACCCCTCTGCCCTACATATGACTCCAATGTGGGCTTCTCTCTGGCCTGCAGAGGTTGGCTGGAAGTGTCTGAGTGGGCTTTTCAGACTGGGGCAGGCACCCAGTTTGCAGTGTCTGGGAACAGGTCTAGGCAGTAAGAGGGAAGCTCAACTTGGAAGATTTTTGCCTGGATTTGgaggcccctcccccagcccctcaggCCATGCTGGGCTGGATTCCCTGAATTATTCTGCCACCCTTGTCCTCAGCTCCTCTCCCAAGGCGCTCCTTATCCTGCTGATCCTGGTGGAAGTGGGGGTGGTGCTATGTGTTCCAGTGGGGTGTGGTGGCCAGGAGTCTGTCAGGTCCTGCTGCTCCCCAGGCCGCCTGCCCTTCTCACCCAGCACTGAGCCCCCTGGCCCAGCCTGAATTGGAGGCCCTTGACAATACCCACACCTCCATCTGCGTTTTCCTTTGCCTGGAACTCACCACACCAGCGTCTGGTCATTCGTTTGCCTCAGTCACCATGGTATCCCAAGGATCTAGCAGAGCCCAGGGTCTCCACATGTTTGTTGGATGGAAGAGAATTCCAGTTCCTTTTGGTGTTTTCCTTCTCAGAcctgcccctcctccttccccaaggTGAGCTGAGGCCATCCTGCCCCCAAGCAGCACACTTCTCCAGGTAGGACTGGACCGGATCCGTGGGTGTGCCCTCTCTCAAGGTGAACAGGGCCTCTCCCTGGACTAAAGGTGGGGCCTAGGGACTGTAAGGTGCCTGGCTCCTCTAGAACTGGAGAGCGTCTGCTGGGGAGTCGCACTCAGACCCTGCATGagcatctcctgggttcacacggGAGCATATTAAATTATGGACGTTGTTAGAACATTCCAAAGCCAGAATCACAAAGTTAGTTAGTGGCCAAGACAAATCTAGAATCCAGTGCctctgatgcctgtaattccatggTAGAAGAGTCAGATGGGCCAGAAGAGATGCGTGACCAGGCCCTACCcataagaagtcaggaaacaaacaCATCTCACACCCAGAACGCAAAGTTTTGTACAAACTTTAATCTCTGGAAGCTGGTGGTGTGAAGCTCAAGCTCCAATTCGTTCTAAATCTGCACAGTTTCTTTGAACAGAGACAGCTGCAAGGAGCTGAATCAATGGGCCTACTCACCTATTTGGGGGTGTCTATACCCGTACTAATCCAGAGAGCCAGTTGGTCCCCATTTCCCCCCAAGTGTTACCAGGTTTCCAAAAGTGTGTGCCTGTGGGTTCATTAGGGACTAGGGATGGGGAATAGGAGGgagctgctcaataaatacctATTGAATTATATGTATAATTGGTTCCATTATCTATTCAAAAAGGGGagacgggggtggggggtgggaaagaggtttttttttttttttttttttttggaggagagTATAAATTACCCATAGGTCCACAAATTCCACATTTCTCTGCATCTCTTCTACCTTCCTGGATGGTAAGTAGGTAAATCAGTTATGGGGGTAACGGGCTGATCTCCAGGGAAAAATTGCTGGGTGGGTGGGAGCTAATGGTGGTCCACTTCTGCTTTTGCTCACAAATGGGTTAGGCAAGGCCCAaggcacacaaagaaaaaaaaatacttaatgttTCTTATTGGTTTtgcacccaggctgtagtgggGATTCAGTCCTTTTCAagaaggcagggggaggggaaagagggagagggaagaaggagtcAGGGAGTGGCAAGACCAAGGGTCCTGGGGACAGTCTCAACTCCAGCCAATGGCTCTCTCTCTCCAGAGCCTTTGTCCATCTGAAGGGAAGGTGTCCAGTCCATGGTAGTGGTGGGGACAATGACTATGGCTGAGGTCCTTGATTTAGATGTTTGGGTTAGGGGTACAGCCTCTGTcccattcctttttctcctctaacTGCTTGTCCTCCAGAGAAAACCCATCTGGAGCTGGTTTCCTCCCAGCCCAGAAGGGGTGCAGGTGGACTGCCTGGGTCCTGGACTTTGCaggagggctgggggcctggCCCACCCTTCCCCAGATTCACATCATCTGAGGCGAAGCCAGGACATCTGAGGAGTGATGCTGATACCAGGCTCCAAAGCTGTTGCCATAGCCACTGGTGGGCAGAGTCCCTGCCTTGGGTAGAtcccagagggaggggagggggggggagcaGGGAGACACAGAGAAGGTCCTCCCAGGGAAGTCCCCTTCCTGCCCCCCAGAGTTCTGCTTCAGGAGCTTCTTATACTTGGAGCGTTTGTTCTGAAACCAGATCTTTACCTTtggggagaaaaggggaaagaatgaAAGATCAGGAGGAAGGTATGTGTGAAAAGTTTCGAGAAAGGGAAAGGGATCCAGGTGTAGGTGCAGTCCTGGGAGACCAGCAGAGGCTGGGAACATTTGCTCCAGTCCCCCACAGCCCCAGAAGTCTCCTGAGTTCCTGCCTCTGAGCTAGTATCCATGTCTCCCTGTCTGCCCTACCCTCCTCTTCCTgaccccctccaccccacccgCACCTACATGCACACCTTTCAACACATTCCCCCCAAGGCTTACTAACAGCCAGCTATGAACATTCCCTGGAGAACTGTGACAACAGGGCCACAGCACCACGCCATCAGTCATTcacagctggggctgggggatgAGTTCCCAGAGAACACGTGTGGGGAAGGTGAAAGCTGGGGAAGGATGACACTGGCCCCACCTGGGTCTGGGTGAGGCCGAGCTGCGCTGCCAGCTGGGCCCTCTCGGGCAGCGCCAGGTACTGCGTGTGCTGGAAACGCTGGTTTAGGTGCTGCAGCTGCAGGCTGGAGTAGATGGTCCTCGGTTTGCGGAGCTTTTTGGCTGGAGCCTGAGGGCGCCGCTCCGAGGGTTCCGGGGACGGCCGCGGCTTCTCTGAGTCTGGTGGGCAGCACAAAACGGTGTAGGGGGCGAGGAGGGAGCGAGGGGGTAGGATGGGCAGTTTCATAGGCTTATTGGCATCTCGTCTGCAAGCCGTCGGCGGCAATTATCAAAAAGCGCAGCCACCAGGATCGCCCCCTTGGCCCCTGCCTTCTACTTTCCGCGTGGAGCGATTCAACCCCCACGTTCACCGCGCCAGGTGATACAAGGGGCAGTTCTGCTCCCAGGGAGCTCCCACTCCTATGGGTTCTGTGACCCTAGGAAGAAAGCGCCGAGGGCCACAGCCAGGGTACCGCGGAGCCTGCGGTGGGAGGTCGGAGTTCAGCCCCGGGCGGTGGCGCCAGCTTGGGGTAGGGCGGGGCAGAAAGGCTAGGTCCTGGGCTGAGCCGAGGCCTAGAGATGACAGAGGAAGGACACAGCAGGCGGAGGGAACTCAAGAGCAATGCTCAGAGGCTTGAGATGGTGTCCGCGTGGCAGCCTCCGGCTGCGGCCAGCGGGGTGGGTGAGAGGCCCGGCTGAAAGGACCTTGAATCCCAGCCTCGCAGCGCGGATAGAGACCCCAGGTTTGCCCTGGCCTCGCCTACTGTAACGGGCTGCCCCTCTGCTCAGGCGCACCCAGCAGGAAAAGTGACCATCACTGCCCCGCCACACCGTGGCCGGCTGGGTTTCCAGGGACCCCCAGAAGCCGGATCTGCGTGGGGCAGCCCCTTCCTTCGTTGGGCGGCGCACACAGAGCGGTTCCGGCGGCAGGGAAGGTGACTCGGGTCCCGAGAGCGCGCAGCGCAGCCCGGCAGGGCCACTCCTGGATCGCGCTGCGGTGCCGCCGCGGGGGATCTGGTCAGCTCTGGCCCTCCTAGCTCTCCAGGAATCTCGGCCGTGGGACAGCCCGGCCCTAGAATgctgaggggcaggggagggctgGGCCGAGGGGTTTCCGTTCTTCGAGCCGGCCACCCAAACCTGCGGGGCTCTACGGGGACGCTGGAGAGGTCCCAGGCGATCGGAGGAGTAGGGCGGATGAAGCAGCTGCAATGCCCGGGGGCTTAGGGCAGCGTTCGCCGCGTTCCCTGCAGGTCTGCCAGCCGACCTGAGCCGAGAGAGAGCGGCTTGTGTCCGCCCGCGTCCCCCCACCTTCTTCCCCTAGTCGGGCTCACCCTCCACACGTCAGTGTACCCGCCCTCGGCCAGCCGCGGTCACCAGCTGCCGTCACCTCCCCCGCATCCCTCACCCGTGGCCTCGGGCGCTGCGGGCTTCTGAGATCCTCCCTCCTCGACCCTGCCTCAACCAATTCCCAGAAAAACCGTTGAGTTTCCGCTCCCGCCCGCGCCTGTCCTGCCTCCCCTGCCTCGACCCCACTGCTGGCAGCTCTGGGCTGGCAGCCCAGAGCCCACCCGCGCCTCTCTGGCTGCGTGGACTGTGCAATTCGAGCGGCGACGCAGAGAGTCTCTGAGGCCAACCCAGTTGCTGAATTCCCACAGCCCTCCGCGCCCCATCTCTCCCAGCAGACCCCCTCCAAGTTCCTTCCCTGACAGCTGTCTTTCCCTACCCCAGTTCCAGCAAATCACGACTGGATCTGCCCGGGTCGCGATCATGGAGCCCCAAGGCCTCTCTCCAGGCCCGCTGCTCCCGACGACTCAACGGGGTGGTGGCGCCGCTCATTTGGAGCCAAACCCCTTCCCAAGGCAGGAGTGGACATAGAGTGGAAGTAAAAGGAGGACCCCAAGCTCTCGATCACACGCCCTCCACTCCAGAGCTCCCGAACCCACCAGTTCCAGTAGAGAAATGCTAGAAATGTACTCTAAGGAAATCTGGGTGTGTGTGGTTTTTCGTTGGATGGGGGAAAGTCCTTAAAGAAAATGAACTCTCCACTCTGTTGTCCTTAGATCAAACAAAGGGAAGGCAAGGGATGTGTCAGACAAGACTGACAACACCAACCCTACTGCCAGCAATTCTCCTGAGGACAAGGTCATGGTATTCCCACCCTAGTCCCCAAATGCATAACACAAACACATCTTATTCGCATACACTAAAGGACAGTCAAAGGGATTCATTTGTAAAAACTAGAACTACTCCTCCCTGCAACTGCCCCTACTCCAACCATACCCCGCAGCCCAGGAGAGACAGCCACAGTTCTGTCACTGAAGGCAGTTAACTTTTGGAGGGTTGGAGGAAGATCCCTAAAATCGATGCTCATGGCCGCATGCTTTGCCCATCTATAGGTCAAAAAAGTTGAGCTCCCAAATCCTAGGGTCACTTCTGGCTCTGATGGTTTGTGAGCATGTCAGAGCcacaggagaagggaggaagatgTCTTGGTCCTGAGCTGACTCCAGTGAAGTCAGTGACCTAGTGGATATGCCTCCTTGGAAGAGACTGCCAAAGACAATTGCAGGGGGAGGGGGTGGGCAATTAGATGGAGGCAGATAGTCCAGGGACCTGGAGGCTAAGCTGGAGCCAGTGCAGATGGGATTGTGGACAATGCCATACCCACATTGTATGTCAGCTCAGCTGCAAGACCCAGGATCCCAAAGACGGGCCAGGTTCTCCACTTCATTGAGGCCTTCCAGTGAGCACTTTCTCAGGAGCTCAGAGTTGCTCCAGGCAACGGGAACTGTGGCCTTACCTACCCCAAAGCCAAAGAGTGGAGATGACAGCGATGGCCTCTCCTTtgactggaaggctgaggtagtcAGGGAAAGATGAGGGACTTTCTGGCCAACTTTTGGCTACCTTCTCGGAACAATGGATGGAGGGATCCTAGTTCCAGATTCTGCCAGGCCAGCTTCCCGTCAAGGTCAGGCCTGGTCTGAGGAGAGCAGGTAAggccagggaagggagaggacaGAGCCCAGAATAAGCCTGGATGTCTACAGCCCTCTCACTAggatttgatttgtttttcagggTTTGGCTTGATCACTGCTTTCTGAGACTAACCCAGAGAGGGGCGACATGGGGCAGGAAGGGAGTGCAGGATGGGTTgtggcgggggggcggggggattTCTGACCAAAGGACTAGGCCCCCATCCCCACATCTGGAGTGCTTCAGTTTTCCGTTACTAGTAGGTATGCACAGCCCCGCTGCTccaggttgggggtgggagggagcccTTTCGCCCATCTTTACACAACTGCAAATCGAAACCAGGTCGGTTTTGAAAGGAGACCTAGATCAACtctcccccgcccctccccccgtGTCTCCCGCCCCATCCCTTcaccctcccccccacccccacttcccagGGAATCCAAGTAGGGTTTGAATCCCGCTAGCTGCGTCCAACCAGGCGAGGGAGAAGTTTAGGGGCACACAGGAGCCGAACCCCAGAGGTGGGAAGAGCCGCCACGGCCGAACTTACCTGCCTCGCGTTCCTGAGGGTGCTCTGCGGGGCCGCAGAGGGGCTGAGAGAGTGCCGCGGGTTGTTGGCAGGGCAGGTAGGAGTCTCCGGGGTTCGCTGGCTCGGTGTAGGGGTAGGACAGGAGGTGGCCATACGGCCTGGAGTAGGACAAATTGGGGGAGGCTGCGGTTGTAGGGGACAGGCCAAGAGGGTAGGCAGCCGCTACCGACGGGACGGGGGCGAGATCTGGGAAGACAGCTTTGGAGGCGTCCCGGCCGGGGAGGGGGCAGGGCAAAGAGGTCATTGTGTCCAGGGCCCCGGCAGAAGGGCCATGGCCCGGCACGTAGTCCGCTCCCTCTGCCAACTCTCTTTTCCAAGCCTCCGGCGTTGGGCCGGACTGGCCCCCCAGCTGGCAGCCCCCACACTTAAGATCCCAGAGAACgtgtctctctgagcctctttcAGCGGAGAACGCGCGCCTGGGAAAGGGGTTCCGGGGGGGTGCCCCCCCATGGCTTTCCCCTCCCCCCTAAATCCATGGGGGCCCCCTCCTCTCCTTCGGGTTCGGTTCCCGGGACCCGACGGGGGCCCCGCCCTCTTAGACGTCCCGGATTGGCTACCGCCCGCGGTGACCTCACCGAGACTTGGAGCCGGGCCCCGCCTCCCGGGACAGCCCGCGGTAGAGAAGTGTGAAATAGGAGGGGGGCGGTGCGCACTCTCCAGGCCGGTCTAGCTAGAGGTCTTCTCCGAGAGGTGCTGGGGTTGCAGGGCGATTGGTGCAGTCCAGGAACCTCGGTTATAATGGCAGAAATGCTAGAGAGGTGGCGAGTCTGGATGCCCAAGGGACAGGGAGCTGCGCGGTGGGCAGAGGCCCTGCGGCCGCGGAGACTCAGGGAATCTGCATTCGCAGTCTCCCGATTTCGGGGTCTACACGTCGATTCTGGTCCAGCCGCAGTGGACCTGCAGGGGAGTCAAGTGCAGACCGCCAGCGCCAGCCGCTTAGTCAGTGCGTCGGAATGCGCCGCTGCTGAGCGCCGGCAGTTTGTTGGTAAATAGACGCCGGGGCTGGGAGGGTGCCGCCCGGCGCCCAGCCTGCCCCGTACGCGTGTGGCGCGCACGCCCCCGCGGGGCGCCCTGGGCCTGGCACGCCGAGACCGCCGCTGCTGC is from Macaca thibetana thibetana isolate TM-01 chromosome 16, ASM2454274v1, whole genome shotgun sequence and encodes:
- the DLX4 gene encoding homeobox protein DLX-4, coding for MTSLPCPLPGRDASKAVFPDLAPVPSVAAAYPLGLSPTTAASPNLSYSRPYGHLLSYPYTEPANPGDSYLPCQQPAALSQPLCGPAEHPQEREADSEKPRPSPEPSERRPQAPAKKLRKPRTIYSSLQLQHLNQRFQHTQYLALPERAQLAAQLGLTQTQVKIWFQNKRSKYKKLLKQNSGGQEGDFPGRTFSVSPCSPPLPSLWDLPKAGTLPTSGYGNSFGAWYQHHSSDVLASPQMM